The bacterium genomic interval CAGCAGCAGTTGGGCCGCAACATGGTCCGCGCCGTGGGCATGAGCACCACCGACGGTGTAGTGCGCGGGATGGAAGTCCAGGACACCGGCCAGCCGATCACGGTGCCGGTGGGACGGGAATGCCTGGGCCGTCTGTTCAACGTGCTGGGTGAGACGATCGACCGTAAAGGGCCGGTCAAGACTGAGAAGCGTTACTCGATCCACCGCGATCCGCCCAAGTTTGTCAGCCTGCGTCCGAACACCGAGCTGTTCGAGACCGGGATCAAGGTGATCGACCTGCTCGAACCCTACGTCAAAGGCGGCAAGATCGGCCTGTTCGGCGGCGCCGGCGTGGGCAAGACAGTGGTCATCATGGAGCTGATCAACAACGTGGCCAAACAGCACGGCGGGTTCTCGGTGTTCGCCGGCGTGGGCGAGCGCACCCGCGAGGGCAACGATCTGTACAAGGACATGCAGGAATCCGGGGTTATCGATAAGACCTGCATGGTCTACGGCCAGATGAACGAGCCGCCCGGAGCGCGCATGCGCGTGGGCTTGAGCGCGCTGACCATGGCCGAGTATTTCCGCGACGAAGAGAAGCAGGACGTGCTGCTGTTCATCGACAACATCTTCCGTTTCACCCAGGCCGGCTCCGAGGTGAGCGCTCTTCTGGGCCGTATGCCCTCGGCCGTGGGCTACCAGCCCACCCTGGGCACGGAGATGGGCGAGCTGCAGGAACGCATCACCTCCACGCGTGACGGCTCGATCACCTCGGTCCAGGCGATCTACGTCCCGGCCGATGATCTGACCGACCCGGCCCCGGCCACGGCGTTCAGCCATCTGGATGCCACCACTGTGCTCAGCCGCCGGATCGTGGAGCTGGGCATCTACCCGGCCGTGGACCCGCTTGACTCGACCAGCCGTATCATGGACGCCAACGTGATCGGCGAGGAGCACTACAACGTGGCCCGCCGCGTCCAGGAAATCCTGCAGCGCTACAAGGACCTGCAGGACATCATCGCCATCCTGGGCATGGACGAGTTGAGCGAGGACGACAAGGTGGTGGTCAACCGCGCCCGCCGCATCCAGAAATTCCTCTCCCAGCCGTTCCACGTGGCCGAGCAGTTCACCGGCCAGGCCGGCAAGTACGTGAAGCTGGATGACAACATCCGCAGCTTCAAAGGCCTGGTCAACGGCGACTACGACGAGATCCCGGAGCAGTTGTTCACCATGGCCGGGGCGATCGACGACGTGCTGGAGCGCTACGAGGAATACAAGAAACAGCAGTGAGGCCCCGTACGACCTCGCAACGGAGGGATAAGCTTTTATGACAGCAGAACCGCTCAAGACGAGGATCATCTCCCAGGAGAAAATCCTGTTCGACGCCGAAGCGGACAGCGTGATCGCCCCGGCGGCGAGCGGTTATCTGGGAGTGCTGCCCGGGCACGCCCCGATGATGGCGGCCATGGGCAACGGGGTGCTGAAAATCCGCCGGGGGCAGACGGCCTCGTATTTCGCGGTGTTCGGGGGGTTCCTGCAGGTGAAGGACAACCGCCTGATCGTGCTGGCCGATACGGCCG includes:
- the atpD gene encoding F0F1 ATP synthase subunit beta → MNTGKVVQVIGPVIDVEFDPDKVPDIFTALVLEDKSGKETIRLVAEVQQQLGRNMVRAVGMSTTDGVVRGMEVQDTGQPITVPVGRECLGRLFNVLGETIDRKGPVKTEKRYSIHRDPPKFVSLRPNTELFETGIKVIDLLEPYVKGGKIGLFGGAGVGKTVVIMELINNVAKQHGGFSVFAGVGERTREGNDLYKDMQESGVIDKTCMVYGQMNEPPGARMRVGLSALTMAEYFRDEEKQDVLLFIDNIFRFTQAGSEVSALLGRMPSAVGYQPTLGTEMGELQERITSTRDGSITSVQAIYVPADDLTDPAPATAFSHLDATTVLSRRIVELGIYPAVDPLDSTSRIMDANVIGEEHYNVARRVQEILQRYKDLQDIIAILGMDELSEDDKVVVNRARRIQKFLSQPFHVAEQFTGQAGKYVKLDDNIRSFKGLVNGDYDEIPEQLFTMAGAIDDVLERYEEYKKQQ
- the atpC gene encoding ATP synthase F1 subunit epsilon is translated as MTAEPLKTRIISQEKILFDAEADSVIAPAASGYLGVLPGHAPMMAAMGNGVLKIRRGQTASYFAVFGGFLQVKDNRLIVLADTAAAADELDLVTVKDALARAEAALTAGPVENRSLNDLTHAAEAARVKEKAATLAAGQK